A genomic window from Chrysoperla carnea chromosome 3, inChrCarn1.1, whole genome shotgun sequence includes:
- the LOC123295772 gene encoding tubulin beta chain-like, with the protein MREIISVQLGHCGNHIGLKFWETICDEHGIDQTGSFRGESDLQSERLNVYFNENSLSRGSKYVPRAIMVDLESSTADAIRSSQYGQIFRPDNYVSGSASAGTNYAKGHYTEGAELNDTVLDIIRREAENCDFIQGIQMAHSIGGGTGSGMGALLLANIKQEYNDRILTTFTVLPTPKAENSPVEPYNAVLALASMVELTDETYCLDNEALFNVVGIHTRGSTQGASGGSYDDLNHLISCVMSGITTCFRFPGQLNTDLRKLSVNMVPFPNLHFFTSGFAPIISRGTSQLTKQVTVQSLTQQLFDPKNMMTACDPRHGRYLTTACIFRGRVSTKEVDEQMYQMQSRNASNFVEWIPNNIKSAICDIPPRGLKLSGTFIGNNTAIQQVFKRIQGEFQSMFKRKAFLHWYTGEGMSETEFVEADTRLTELNSEYQQHQEVSAEELDEDERDDGDDGEDGQDEN; encoded by the exons atgaGAGAAATCATCAGTGTACAATTGGGACATTGTGGCAATCACATTGgacttaaa ttttgggAAACTATTTGTGACGAACATGGAATTGATCAAACTGGAAGTTTTAGAGGAGAATCTGATTTGCAAAGTGAACGACTGAATGTATACTTCAATGAAAATTCATTAAGCAGAGGCAGTAAATATGTACCACGAGCCATAATGGTAGATTTAGAAAGTTCTACAGCGGATGCAATACGTTCATCACAATATGGTCAAATATTTCGGCCAGATAATTATGTATCAGGCTCCGCAAGCGCCGGTACAAATTATGCAAAAGGTCATTATACAGAAGGTGCAGAATTAAATGATACCGTGTTAGATATTATTCGACGAGAAGCagaaaattgtgattttatCCAAGGAATACAAATGGCACATTCAATTGGTGGCGGAACCGGTTCCGGAATGGGGGCATTATTATTAGCTAATATTAAACAAGAGTATAATGATAGAATATTAACAACATTTACAGTATTACCCACACCAAAAGCAGAAAATTCACCAGTTGAACCATATAATGCTGTATTGGCACTTGCAAGTATGGTGGAATTAACAGATGAAACATATTGTTTAGATAATGAAGCTTTATTTAACGTAGTTGGAATTCATACAAGGGGTTCGACGCAAGGAGCTTCCGGTGGCTCATACGAtgatttaaatcatttaatttcatGCGTAATGTCTGGAATCACAACATGTTTCCGGTTCCCAGGACAATTAAATACTGATTTACGTAAATTATCCGTAAATATGGTACCATTTCCGAATTTACACTTTTTTACATCAGGTTTTGCACCAATAATATCACGTGGTACAAGTCAATTAACTAAGCAAGTGACTGTACAATCACTGACGCAACAATTATTTGATCCAAAGAACATGATGACTGCATGTGATCCACGGCATGGTCGTTATTTAACGACTGCGTGTATATTTCGTGGTCGTGTTAGTACAAAAGAGGTTGATGAACAAATGTATCAAATGCAAAGTAGAAATGcatcaaattttgttgaatggataccaaataatataaaatcggCAATTTGTGATATACCACCTAGAGGATTAAAATTATCTGGCACATTCATTG GTAACAATACAGCAATACAGCAAGTATTTAAACGAATACAAGGGGAATTTCAATCAATGTTTAAACGTAAAGCCTTTTTGCATTGGTACACTGGCGAGGGTATGAGTGAAACAGAATTTGTTGAAGCTGATACACGTTTGACGGAATTAAATTCGGAATATCAACAACATCAAGAAGTAAGTGCTGAGGAATTGGATGAGGATGAACGAGATGACGGTGATGATGGTGAAGATGGTCAAGATGAAAACTAG